The following coding sequences lie in one Epinephelus lanceolatus isolate andai-2023 chromosome 24, ASM4190304v1, whole genome shotgun sequence genomic window:
- the LOC117249844 gene encoding uncharacterized protein LOC117249844, with protein MASWWTAADTSDGLDLEENSIVSRVIQAVGLFGDILSLEDTMLSEGQSEDGADGAEGTASGEEGSVREGGDRKEEDEVMMEEDEEQKVRREGGKQKVADVERIEEKVNMEEELEEVEVHKKEKEDEKKVKNGGEVGQKEKEAMEEKGHEVEDEKQEGKKERVFENEVEEEQEDKDKIKEEETDEGVGSVKEDDGEVRNERQRVEVEEGAREETERKDKEEVPRDKKDELGEEEKEPIKDEEKEKGEEVDEEGEKYKEAKDGDKELKSQEEEGKEVLEEGREDDREEVDKESEEQREIKEEEEDEKQVEIERKTQDEEKDKSSEKEKSCDEDEVKEREERKEEEGVGTEEKEVMEEDDRVEKDEVDDERTKQSRGSEMKGHEDEEKERKLEEQKVDGTKEENEGGEEMEENKEQSDVKEDKMDGKGEEETEKEREQEEQNVDEKEEEIEEKGDNAVHKEQRVDVEEEEVEKNVKEEPEKQEQEEQKTNGKEDEMDDKVEEEAENEEQKVNGKEEEMTEDEETGAKKQEEEQIGEREEVEEKVNEVAENEVEQRVNGKEDLEDKEVENKEQKADGKEDEMKDKEEKEAEKQDQEKQVDLKDKELEEKVNETAENKEEEQVDRKEEMKENEGVEAKKQKEQTDEKEEEMAEKEEKEDKKQEQEKQKVDGKDETSEETVDEVAVNKDGKEGELEDKVEVAENEEEQTLCGKEKMEKNKEKEVKKQEEEEQKVDGKGEDLEEKVDKVAESKEDQRANGKQGELDNKVEEETKNEEHKVDVKDEELEETVNEVAENKENADGKEEELEDELKEDAESEKQKLDGNEEMEKNEETEAKKQEEQEQIGGKEVEMTEKEEKEVKKQERETQKVEFKEEEELGRNDEVAESEEEQQGDRKEEEMKDKEEKEAEKQEEQKVDGKGKDLEEIEETEAKKQDDEQNEAEKQEQEQTDEKEDLEEVEEAGTKKQTEEQIGGKEEEMTEKEEKEAKHQEREKQVDVKEELQEKVNKFEMEEEQKVDGKEEEMEENRETEAKKQEQGKQQIGGKEGEMKEKVDEVTENEEEQKVDGKEEEMVASVDQEVNAEEERELTKEPNTEPTNQLHQSQCPETLSHAGAQIPNEAPTEEEKDSGAAKNQNGDIYPTSPSNDNETEEAPPQAAPLTHSDLNQSVDAPLDLTEVGIQNLEEQERLTSFPDSGHRGETAADDSTRESTPELHTGCRSEEKVLLMDAAAEPSLVAGQDSEELSPTRNSSSTENPEMKVKGDKGDKEEGGQTSHNMNGEANDKNGSRQSSKYKTVSYRRIRRGNTRQRIDEFEAMMDS; from the exons ATGGCGAGCTGGTGGACGGCTGCAGACACATCGGACGGCCTGGACCTGGAGGAGAACTCGATAGTGTCTCGGGTGATTCAGGCGGTCGGTCTGTTCGGAGATATTCTGTCACTGGAGGACACGATGTTGTCCGAAGGCCAGAGTGAGGACGGGGCTGACGGTGCTGAAGGGACAGcgtcaggggaggagggaagTGTCCGAGAAGGAGGGGACAGGAAGGAAGAAGATGAAGTGATGATGGAGGAAGACGAAGAGCAGAAGGTGCGGAGGGAAGGAGGAAAACAGAAGGTGGCGGACGTGGAGAGGATTGAAGAAAAGGTGAACATGGAGGAGGAACTGGAGGAAGTAGAGGTacacaagaaagaaaaagaggacgAGAAGAAAGTAAAAAATGGAGGTGAGGtaggacaaaaagaaaaggaagcaATGGAGGAGAAAGGACATGAGGTAGAGGACGAGAaacaggaaggaaagaaagagcgGGTGTTTGAAAATGAGGTAGAAGAAGAGCAAGAAGACAAGGACAAGAttaaggaggaggagacagacgAAGGTgtaggcagtgtaaaagaggaCGATGGCGAGGTTAGGAACGAACGACAGAGGGTAGAGGTAGAGGAGGGAGCAagggaagagacagaaagaaaggacAAAGAAGAGGTACCACGGGATAAAAAAGACGAActaggagaagaagaaaaggagcctataaaagatgaagagaaagaaaagggggAGGAGGTAGACGAGGAGGGAGAAAAGTACAAGGAAGCAAAAGATGGAGACAAAGAGCTGAAGTCtcaggaggaagaaggaaaggaggttttggaggagggaagagaggatgaTCGAGAGGAGGTAGATAAAGAAAGTGAAGAACAAAGGGAGAtaaaggaagaagaggaagatgaaaaGCAGGTAGAGATAGAGCGAAAGACTCAAGACGAAGAAAAGGACAAAAGTAGCGAGAAAGAGAAGAGCTGTGATGAAGATGAAGTTAAAGAAAGAGAAGAGcggaaggaggaagagggagtaGGGACAGAGGAAAAGGAGGTTATGGAAGAGGATGACAGAGTAGAGAAAGACGAGGTAGATGATGAAAGGACAAAACAAAGCAGGGGGTCGGAGATGAAAGGACACGAAGAtgaagaaaaggagaggaaactAGAAGAACAAAAGGTTGATGggacaaaagaagaaaatgagggaggagaagagatggaggaaaacaaagagcagagtgatgtaaaagaagacaaaatggacggaaaaggagaagaagagacagagaaagagagagaacaagaagaacaaaatgttgatgaaaaagaagaagagatcGAGGAAAAAGGAGATAATGCGGTTCACAAAGAACAAAGGGTTGATGTAGAAGAAGAGGAAGTAGAGAAAAATGTCAAAGAAGAGCCAGagaaacaagaacaagaagaacAAAAGACTAATGGAAAAGAAGACGAGATGGACGATAAAGTCGAAGAGGAGGCGGAGAATGAAGAACAAAAGGTTAATGGAAAGGAGGAAGAGATGACAGAAGATGAAGAAACTGGGGCAaagaaacaagaagaagaacagaTTGGGGAAAGAGAAGAAGTGGAGGAAAAAGTCAATGAAGTTGCAGAGAATGAAGTGGAGCAAAGGGTTAATGGAAAAGAAGATTTGGAGGATAAAGAGGTGGAGAATAAAGAACAAAAGGCTGATGGAAAAGAAGATGAGATGAAGgacaaagaagaaaaggaggCAGAGAAACAAGACCAAGAAAAACAGGTTGATTTAAAAGACAAAGAGTTGGAGGAAAAAGTCAACGAAACTGCAGAgaacaaagaggaagaacaggTTGATAGAAAAGAAGAGATGAAGGAAAACGAGGGAGTTgaggcaaagaaacaaaaagaacagactgatgaaaaagaagaagagatggcggaaaaagaagaaaaggaggataagaaacaagaacaagaaaaacagaagGTTGATGGAAAAGATGAAACGTCAGAGGAGACGGTCGACGAAGTTGCAGTGAACAAAGACGGAAAAGAAGGAGAGCTGGAGGACAAAGTCGAAGTGGCAGAGAATGAAGAAGAACAAACGCTCTGTGGAAAAGAAAAgatggagaaaaacaaagaaaaggaggtaaagaaacaggaagaagaagaacaaaaggTTGACGGAAAAGGAGAGGATTTGGAGGAAAAAGTTGACAAAGTTGCAGAGAGCAAAGAAGATCAGAGGGCTAATGGAAAACAAGGAGAGTTGGACAATAAAGTTGAAGAAGAGACAAAGAACGAAGAACACAAGGTCGATGTAAAAGACGAAGAGTTAGAGGAAACGGTCAACGAAGTTGCAGAGAACAAAGAAAATGCTGatggaaaagaagaagagtTGGAGGATGAACTCAAAGAAGATGCAGAGAGTGAAAAACAGAAGTTGGATGGAAATGAAGAGATGGAGAAGAACGAAGAAACTGAGGCAAAGaaacaagaagaacaagaacagATTGGTGGAAAAGAAGTAGAGatgacagaaaaagaagaaaaggaggtGAAGAAACAAGAACGTGAAACACAAAAGGTTGAAtttaaagaagaggaagagctgGGGAGAAATGATGAAGTTGCAGAGAGCGAAGAAGAGCAACAGGGCGatagaaaagaggaagagatgaaggacaaagaagaaaaggaggCAGAGAAACAAGAAGAACAAAAGGTGGATGGAAAAGGAAAGGATCTAGAAGAAATCGAAGAAACTGAGGCAAAGAAACAAGATGACGAACAAAATGAGgcagaaaaacaagaacaagaacagaCTGATGAAAAAGAAGATCTAGAAGAAGTCGAAGAAGCTgggacaaagaaacaaacagaagaacagattggtggaaaagaagaagaaatgacggaaaaagaagaaaaggaggcAAAGCACCAAGAACGAGAAAAACAAGTTGATGTAAAAGAAGAGTTGCAGGAAAAAGTCAACAAATTTGAGATGGAAGAAGAGCAAAAGGTTGatggaaaagaagaagagatggAGGAAAACCGAGAAACGGAGGCAAAGAAACAAGAGCAAGGGAAACAACAGATCGgtggaaaagaaggagagatgAAGGAAAAAGTCGACGAAGTCACAGAGAACGAAGAAGAGCAAAAAGTCGacggaaaagaagaagaaatggtgGCCTCAGTTGACCAAGAAGTAAatgcagaagaagaaagagagttGACAAAGGAGCCAAACACTGAGCCAACCAACCAGCTCCATCAATCACAGTGTCCTGAAACGCTGAGTCATGCTGGAGCACAAATACCAAACGAAGCTcccacagaagaagagaaagactcAGGCGCTGCCAAGAACCAGAACGGGGACATTTATCCCACATCACCGAGCAACGACAACGAGACAGAGGAAGCTCCACCACAAGCTGCTCCTCTGACCCACTCAGACCTGAACCAGTCTGTCGATGCTCCTCTGGATCTGACAGAGGTGGGAATACAGAATCTGGAGGAACAGGAGCGACTGACATCATTTCCTGATTCAGGACATCGAGGTGAAACAGCAGCTGACGACAGCACCCGAGAGAGTACACCTGAACTACACACAG GCTGCAGGTCGGAGGAGAAAGTGTTGTTGATGGATGCAGCTGCCGAGCCGTCGTTAGTGGCTGGACAAGACAGTGAAGAGCTCAGTCCGACCCGAAACTCATCCAGCACAGAAAACCCCGAGATGAAAGTGAAGGGGGACAAAGGGGACAAAGAAGAAGGAGGTCAAACCTCTCACAATATGAACGGTGAGGCGAACGACAAGAACGGCAGCCGACAATCCTCAAAGTACAAAACCGTGTCCTACAGGAGGATCCGGAGAGGAAACACCCGACAGAGGATTGATGAGTTTGAGGCCATGATGGACTCGTGA